In a single window of the Niabella ginsenosidivorans genome:
- the dinB gene encoding DNA polymerase IV, producing MREQKSYIVHFDLDSFFVSVEMLMNPALKGKPVIVGGTSNRGVVSTCSYEARKFGVHSAMPMQKAVKLCPQAIILKGNYERYSYYSRLVTDIIASKVPLFQKASIDEFYCDLTGMDKFFGVSQYTRELRTYIIKETNLPISCGLSSAKFISKMATNEAKPNGFLEIPHGKEKAFLWPLGIEKINGVGKRTEQQLQKMGLRTIKDIAMTPRDLLVSRLGKWGEELWRKAQGIGSAEVETQWEQKSMSRETTFHENQTDTEYLHKKLVGLTERNAYDLRQDGKLAGCVAVKIRYSDFETTNRQETISYTALDDELIKKTKEIFEKSYQQGRPVRLIGVRFSQLADDGMQMNLFSRQDDKLNLYKAVDAIKNRFGKALVSKAVISKPLPRQDNKK from the coding sequence GTGAGGGAGCAAAAATCCTATATCGTTCACTTTGACCTGGACTCCTTTTTCGTATCCGTGGAAATGCTGATGAATCCCGCCTTAAAAGGAAAGCCGGTAATTGTGGGGGGCACTTCAAATCGTGGAGTAGTCTCTACCTGCAGCTATGAGGCTCGCAAATTTGGTGTGCATTCGGCTATGCCTATGCAGAAAGCCGTAAAACTTTGCCCGCAGGCTATCATTTTAAAAGGAAACTATGAGCGGTACAGCTATTATTCCCGTTTAGTTACAGATATTATTGCTTCTAAGGTGCCGCTTTTTCAAAAAGCCTCCATTGATGAGTTCTATTGCGATCTTACCGGCATGGATAAATTCTTTGGGGTGAGCCAATATACGCGCGAGCTGCGTACGTACATCATCAAAGAAACCAACCTGCCCATCTCCTGCGGGCTTTCATCAGCCAAATTTATCAGTAAAATGGCCACCAACGAGGCAAAACCCAACGGGTTCCTGGAAATTCCGCACGGAAAAGAAAAGGCATTTTTATGGCCTTTGGGCATTGAAAAAATTAATGGCGTGGGCAAGCGAACAGAGCAGCAGTTACAAAAGATGGGATTAAGGACCATTAAAGATATTGCCATGACGCCCCGTGATCTGCTGGTAAGCCGGCTGGGCAAATGGGGGGAGGAACTTTGGCGCAAGGCGCAGGGGATAGGGAGTGCGGAGGTGGAAACGCAATGGGAACAAAAAAGCATGAGCCGCGAAACCACATTTCATGAAAATCAGACCGATACGGAATATCTTCATAAAAAGCTGGTAGGGCTTACAGAACGGAATGCCTATGACCTCCGGCAGGATGGTAAACTGGCAGGATGCGTGGCAGTAAAGATCCGCTATAGCGATTTTGAAACCACCAACAGGCAGGAGACCATTTCCTATACGGCACTGGATGATGAACTGATAAAAAAGACAAAAGAGATCTTTGAGAAATCCTATCAGCAAGGACGGCCCGTACGCCTGATAGGCGTTCGGTTCAGCCAATTGGCAGATGATGGTATGCAAATGAACCTGTTCAGCCGGCAGGATGATAAATTAAACCTGTATAAAGCCGTGGATGCTATTAAGAACCGTTTTGGGAAAGCACTGGTGTCAAAAGCCGTTATCAGTAAACCCTTGCCCAGGCAGGACAATAAAAAATGA